A part of Aspergillus flavus chromosome 5, complete sequence genomic DNA contains:
- a CDS encoding putative Rho guanyl nucleotide exchange factor, producing MATVTNAPSDLPLEQLTLYQASDPYLSSIFVFYGPVATANATVSSSRIQAHILTPAGFQSYPRITISPAAPLYAAVNHLPREKQGDEVCRGLAVSMLKYFAELSEPAKECLQAIARAGKAGGNIPKMFDEMHAADLANRMVKVEHKTDILRDIRGAFQERKVPWVDIDVMLPPGTIQPPSRPDNDGLDDDNADFEDTPDLQYGQYTSLIRGLGAPMFLPTSRLKRAPSQPTNVSKSKVFTKSQKQDFRLKMCEFVDTEERYVNKLYTLVRHVAEEYRLKAQGRGPSSTSPDEAALATLFPPCLNEILDVNMGFLEVIRQVLEDTEKEAIEDITVDTELLSSVSQRHSSKEEGDAVGAVAFAHALIEWFPRFSDPYADYMRAHTGFTQTLNSFMRDKQSSFSRRVHDTGEQLLRSLLMEPVQRLPRYSLLIDTMTSSLPLIHPAVRPFLKARDIIKDICSLDDPSSTNHDQSFRRLKELVDGWPSTILPTGRLITAVDFYELSPPYQLDNPGSDPTAGIMLIYKNCLVLLSKIPGSKTTARGLLAELDNAASAANGPGGSLPSTDIRVVQVYDLHTVRCMQSTCGRILFLSPTSVKSRPNQNTTVDLLALEPASMYEGRASRVIEEIVKAKIEGRFSESERESGKWSLRSPTGTVGNIGILACVFEEEPSAAVNRTGLSKVRVEFDIPKPLRSKLLNSPDLEVIVSVSLSSEDQYRVDIDSVVGIASSDIVTVDSFVPVLSKRLLNLLLPLHGTQNRTMTESIVLSNFDILRYLSGHLIAQLKVPRTFRPPSPSKLLSSLLGGNQSREGTPSVKAPNSATLLGEFPKMPPPRSSVSRSNTLPSVFPGKEEKKEDPVPKISVVGTTSSKGSESPFSVLEQSFAAYVLSLQSRSGNIVGRTLRGRDNVDRAAVNELYNVLLEDPGQIQAAAEVPVDTLFVAFETFMANAWQEQMGPVLESSTLKSLQSQFDTMYPREFEENFRKFIADMSPQNRRALASLVRLLAELLDASGNDGDRGALTAAFAEILTAEGDPMQHISLLDRLVDDFDNLFDEFVPGGASLEGILNCDQSKPVSQTMGSINSNASSFRKRFGFSLHRENQRSEGESKVSSILRTLSKSKGTGDSEPGTPRGSLLRSKSIDIDTSLGHLLRPGSRDRPGASTSQEYLRRPGSSQEETASLSSIREMPTNGVVKVRRKRRSSLSDLRPGTASTDTSAVSPEQEERPTTAGSSSDVVTPTKQTRPQISHGSGSTQRSTSPTKSGSPTRMTSPSRRSPTRPATPSRKENIDPKLSQVERGTSLRKKGDASVSPTQDSKRRSRATSVPSSRAPGLKERSLPVNGTSVQKPQKLRMQSPQKLRDRLQNEKKAQSAAQLGLKDELFLIGEELRALKIAPPQQTRHARQDSEHLDEPFSPTNNAALVSRVRHLEMRFDTLSSEFNSRTSAIEKDLESSLVVSEKRAKKLDELYREASAENEALYDRFNSELSKVAKDVRAGDAEDALKSQLSSALEEIGRLKKENFRLKREVGGLRAQQAAVALLKASE from the exons ATGGCGACCGTGACCAACGCTCCATCGGACCTGCCGTTAGAGCAACTTACACTCTACCAGGCTTCCGACCCATACCTGTCGTCCATATTCGTCTTCTATGGCCCCGTTGCAACGGCAAATGCCACCGTCAGCAGCTCGCGCATCCAGGCGCATATCTTGACCCCCGCAGGCTTCCAGAGCTATCCACGAATTACCATTTCGCCCGCCGCACCGTTATATGCCGCAGTCAATCATCTACCCCGCGAGAAACAAGGCGATGAGGTGTGTCGAGGTCTTGCCGTCAGTATGCTGAAGTACTTCGCAGAGCTGTCCGAGCCCGCCAAGGAGTGCTTGCAAGCGATAGCACGTGCGGGGAAGGCAGGTGGAAATATCCCCAAGATGTTCGATGAGATGCATGCGGCGGATTTAGCGAATCGCATGGTCAAGGTGGAGCATAAAACGGACATACTCCGCGATATACGGGGCGCGTTCCAAGAGCGCAAGGTTCCATGGGTTGACATCGACGTTATGCTTCCGCCGGGGACTATCCAACCTCCTTCGCGGCCCGACAatgatggccttgatgaCGACAATGCCGATTTCGAGGATACTCCAGATCTTCAGTACGGGCAATATACGTCTCTCATCCGAGGCTTGGGGGCGCCAATGTTCCTGCCAACGTCGCGGCTAAAACGAGCGCCATCGCAACCCACGAACGTGAGCAAGTCCAAAGTGTTCACCAAAAGCCAGAAACAGGACTTCCGTCTAAAGATGTGTGAATTTGTGGACACGGAGGAGAGATATGTGAATAAGCTTTATACTCTTGTGCGCCATGTGGCGGAGGAGTACCGGCTGAAAGCTCAAGGAAGGGGGCCCTCGAGTACTAGCCCTGATGAGGCCGCTCTGGCCACTCTATTCCCCCCCTGTCTTAATGAGATTCTCGACGTCAATATGGGTTTCCTAGAAGTGATACGTCAGGTACTTGAAGATACCGAGAAGGAGGCCATTGAAGATATCACAGTCGACACGGAACTCTTGTCGTCTGTATCGCAACGACACTCAtcgaaggaggagggagatgcAGTTGGCGCCGTCGCCTTCGCGCACGCCCTCATTGAGTGGTTCCCCCGATTCTCCGATCCTTATGCAGACTATATGCGTGCCCATACAGGATTTACCCAAACACTTAATTCGTTCATGAGGGACAAACAATCCAGCTTTTCGAGGCGTGTCCATGACACCGGGGAGCAATTGCTACGGTCACTGCTAATGGAGCCTGTCCAACGGTTACCCCGTTACAGTCTCTTAATCGACACTATGACGAGCAGTCTTCCTTTGATACACCCGGCCGTCCGACCATTCCTGAAAGCGCGAGACATCATCAAGGATATATGTTCGCTAGATGATCCTTCATCGACGAACCATGATCAAAGCTTCCGCCGACTAAAGGAGTTAGTCGATGGTTGGCCATCAACCATATTGCCAACTGGTCGTCTGATAACAGCTGTCGATTTCTACGAGCTGTCACCGCCATATCAGCTAGACAATCCGGGCTCCGATCCTACCGCTGGTATTATGTTGATATACAAGAACTGCCTGGTACTACTGTCGAAAATCCCTGGCAGCAAGACAACCGCACGCGGTCTGTTGGCCGAATTGGACAACGCGGCATCAGCAGCCAATGGCCCGGGTGGCTCATTACCATCAACTGATATCCGTGTGGTGCAAGTATATGATCTCCACACTGTGCGTTGCATGCAATCCACGTGCGGACGGATCTTGTTCCTGTCACCTACATCGGTGAAGTCGCGTCCAAATCAAAATACAACCGTTGATCTTCTGGCCTTGGAGCCGGCTTCCATGTATGAGGGCCGGGCCAGTCGAGTGATTGAAGAGATTGTAAAGGCAAAAATCGAGGGCAGGTTCTCCGAAAGTGAGCGAGAAAGCGGCAAATGGTCTCTCCGGAGTCCCACGGGAACTGTTGGAAATATCGGCATCTTGGCATGTGTGTTCGAGGAGGAACCGAGTGCTGCAGTGAATCGAACCGGTCTGTCGAAAGTAAGGGTCGAGTTTGACATCCCAAAACCGCTTCGCAGCAAGTTGTTGAACAGTCCAGATTTGGAGGTGATTGTGTCCGTATCTTTGTCGAGTGAAGACCAGTATCGAGTGGACATAGACTCAGTAGTTGGTATCGCTTCCTCAGATATCGTTACAGTGGATAGCTTTGTTCCTGTGCTGTCCAAACGCC TCCTGAATTTGCTTTTACCGTTGCATGGCACCCAAAACCGGACCATGACCGAGTCAATTGTGCTCTCCAACTTTGACATACTTCGCTACCTTTCGGGCCATCTCATTGCGCAGCTCAAGGTCCCTCGTACCTTTCGCCCTCCGTCACCCTCAAAACTGCTCTCGAGTCTTCTGGGTGGTAACCAATCAAGAGAAGGCACACCAAGTGTCAAGGCACCGAATTCTGCAACTCTATTGGGTGAATTTCCCAAGATGCCTCCCCCACGGTCCAGCGTCTCACGTTCCAATACCCTACCTTCGGTTTTCCCaggcaaagaagagaagaaagaagatcccGTACCCAAGATTTCCGTTGTTGGAACAACATCTTCGAAAGGCTCAGAAAGCCCGTTCAGTGTCTTGGAACAGAGCTTCGCTGCGTACGTTCTATCCCTTCAGTCCCGCAGTGGGAACATCGTTGGGCGGACACTTCGGGGGAGAGACAACGTTGATCGAGCTGCAGTCAATGAGCTGTACAATGTCTTGTTAGAAGATCCCGGACAAATCCAGGCAGCAGCTGAAGTACCCGTCGACACACTTTTCGTAGCCTTCGAGACGTTCATGGCAAACGCATGGCAGGAGCAAATGGGCCCGGTACTAGAGTCCTCGACATTGAAATCACTTCAAAGTCAATTCGACACCATGTACCCCCGCGAATTCGAAGAGAATTTCCGGAAATTCATTGCGGATATGAGTCCGCAGAATCGTCGCGCTTTAGCCTCTCTGGTGCGGTTACTAGCAGAATTACTTGATGCCTCCGGAAACGACGGCGACCGAGGTGCTCTAACGGCCGCTTTTGCAGAGATTCTGACAGCCGAAGGCGATCCGATGCAGCACATATCCCTCTTGGATCGACTGGTTGACGATTTCGATAATCTTTTCGACGAGTTCGTTCCTGGAGGGGCCTCGTTGGAAGGTATTTTGAACTGCGATCAAAGTAAACCCGTTTCACAAACGATGGGCTCAATAAATTCCAACGCGTCGTCCTTTCGAAAGCGTTTTGGTTTCAGTCTGCACCGAGAAAATCAACGATCCGAGGGGGAGAGCAAGGTCTCGTCGATATTAAGGACTCtaagcaaaagcaaaggcACTGGTGATTCAGAGCCTGGCACTCCGAGGGGCTCTTTACTACGTTCGAAATCAATAGATATCGACACGAGCTTAGGCCATCTCCTGCGGCCCGGTTCGCGAGACCGTCCCGGGGCGTCTACATCACAAGAGTATCTTCGAAGGCCAGGGAGTTCCCAGGAGGAGACGGCATCTTTGTCCTCAATTCGAGAAATGCCAACTAATGGAGTTGTGAAAGtgcggagaaagaggagaagctcTCTGTCGGACCTAAGACCAGGCACAGCATCAACCGACACGTCAGCCGTATCTCCGGAGCAGGAAGAGAGGCCTACTACGGCAGGGTCATCCTCCGACGTGGTGACCCCAACCAAGCAGACTCGCCCACAAATAAGCCACGGTTCAGGCTCCACGCAACGAAGCACCTCCCCCACGAAGAGCGGTTCACCTACTCGGATGACTTCACCTAGCCGGCGATCACCGACGCGGCCTGCCACCCCCAgccgaaaagaaaacattgaCCCAAAGTTGTCACAAGTTGAGCGCGGAACTTCTTTGCGAAAGAAAGGGGATGCATCGGTATCACCTACGCAGGACTCTAAGCGGAGGTCACGAGCAACCAGCGTACCCTCATCGAGGGCCCCCGGATTAAAGGAGCGGTCACTCCCTGTTAACGGTACATCGGTACAGAAGCCGCAGAAGCTACGGATGCAAAGTCCACAGAAG CTCCGAGATCGTCTTCAGAACGAAAAGAAGGCTCAGAGTGCGGCACAGCTGGGGCTTAAGGACGAACTGTTCCTTATCGGTGAGGAACTACGAGCGCTCAAGATCGCACCACCACAGCAAACCAGGCATGCAAGACAGGATTCTGAACATTTAGATGAGCCTTTCTCGCCAACAAACAATGCGGCCCTCGTATCGCGTGTTCGTCACCTCGAGATGCGCTTTGATACACTATCTTCGGAGTTCAACAGCCGGACATCTGCCATTGAGAAAGATTTGGAGTCATCTCTCGTGGTTAGCGAGAAACGAGCTAAGAAACTTGACGAGCTATATCGTGAAGCCAGCGCCGAGAATGAAGCCCTTTACGACCGGTTCAACTCGGAGCTGAGCAAGGTTGCAAAAGACGTGCGAGCAGGAGATGCTGAAGATGCGCTCAAATCCCAACTCTCTTCAGCGTTAGAGGAGATTGGCCGattgaaaaaggaaaacttCCGGCTGAAGCGAGAGGTTGGAGGTCTGAGAGCTCAGCAAGCCGCGGTGGCCTTACTGAAGGCGAGCGAATGA